The proteins below come from a single Aegilops tauschii subsp. strangulata cultivar AL8/78 chromosome 6, Aet v6.0, whole genome shotgun sequence genomic window:
- the LOC109755654 gene encoding protein neprosin-like isoform X1 translates to MMVDTLTKQTFHISTMKENTYVSVTILLACLILALGGKEVKCIRRDKNTSGAPLNQKVNTTIVVDRGDVYDCIDVNLQPAFSHPLLKHHKIQMEPSSFPQSIPTKSPSIHASPPTQLSLIECPTGTIPILRNNRRVHKLVRAIGKVISKNEQQEVAGFEYLDVLYGTRAKINIYEPKVKNTSKDLSASWIQIKGIQRVGLADGIGAGSWVYPSYSGDNLARFHVAWVDGLKNTIFPDHDCGAFVQVSSIVGLGGRLKPVSIYGGPQYIIDVAIFKGGYVQGPTASSDSPQMGSGHFASEERGKASVVRNILIVDNENKYANPDARKARLVVTSSSKYTAKAYGYGYNDYGVHTYYGGPGAFV, encoded by the exons ATGATGGTAGACACATTAACAAAACAAACATTTCATATTTCCACCATGAAAGAAAATACATATGTTAGTGTGACCATTCTCTTAGCATGTCTTATTCTAGCCCTCGGAGGAAAAGAAGTTAAGTGTATAAGACGGGACAAAAATACTAGCGGGGCCCCTTTGAATCAAAAAGTCAATACTACTATTGTG GTTGACAGAGGAGATGTCTATGACTGCATCGATGTGAACCTACAACCAGCCTTTAGCCATCCACTACTAAAACACCACAAAATCCAG ATGGAACCAAGCTCTTTCCCACAGAGTATTCCTACCAAATCCCCGTCGATTCATGCCAGTCCACCAACCCAATTGTCTTTGATTGAGTGCCCTACAGGAACAATTCCAATATTGCGCAACAACAGAAGGGTCCACAAGCTAGTACGAGCTATTGGCAAAGTGATTAGCAAGAATGAACAACAGGAG GTTGCAGGATTTGAGTATCTAGATGTGCTATACGGAACGCGGGCTAAAATAAATATCTATGAACCTAAGGTGAAGAATACTAGTAAGGATCTAAGTGCATCATGGATACAAATTAAAGGGATACAAAGAGTAGGCCTTGCAGATGGGATAGGTGCTGGTTCTTGGGTATATCCAAGCTACAGTGGTGACAACCTTGCTAGGTTTCACGTTGCTTGG GTTGATGGCTTAAAGAACACAATTTTCCCTGATCATGATTGTGGCGCTTTCGTACAAGTTAGCTCAATTGTTGGTCTAGGAGGAAGACTTAAACCAGTTTCTATCTATGGCGGACCACAATACATCATAGATGTTGCCATTTTCAAG GGTGGGTATGTTCAAGGTCCGACTGCCTCATCAGACTCTCCGCAGATGGGTAGTGGTCATTTTGCTTCTGAAGAACGTGGAAAAGCATCGGTTGTAAGAAATATCCTAATTGTAGATAATGAAAACAAGTATGCTAATCCAGATGCCCGAAAAGCTCGTCTTGTCGTCACCAGTTCATCAAAATATACCGCGAAGGCTTATGGTTACGGATATAATGACTATGGTGTGCATACTTACTATGGTGGACCCGGTGCTTTTGTTTAA
- the LOC109755654 gene encoding protein neprosin-like isoform X2: MMVDTLTKQTFHISTMKENTYVSVTILLACLILALGGKEVKCIRRDKNTSGAPLNQKVNTTIVVDRGDVYDCIDVNLQPAFSHPLLKHHKIQMEPSSFPQSIPTKSPSIHASPPTQLSLIECPTGTIPILRNNRRVHKLVRAIGKVISKNEQQEVAGFEYLDVLYGTRAKINIYEPKVKNTSKDLSASWIQIKGIQRVGLADGIGAGSWVYPSYSGDNLARFHVAWVDGLKNTIFPDHDCGAFVQVSSIVGLGGRLKPVSIYGGPQYIIDVAIFKDPLTKNWWVSYGEQNIHIGYWPKEIFHFMKDQCNYAL, encoded by the exons ATGATGGTAGACACATTAACAAAACAAACATTTCATATTTCCACCATGAAAGAAAATACATATGTTAGTGTGACCATTCTCTTAGCATGTCTTATTCTAGCCCTCGGAGGAAAAGAAGTTAAGTGTATAAGACGGGACAAAAATACTAGCGGGGCCCCTTTGAATCAAAAAGTCAATACTACTATTGTG GTTGACAGAGGAGATGTCTATGACTGCATCGATGTGAACCTACAACCAGCCTTTAGCCATCCACTACTAAAACACCACAAAATCCAG ATGGAACCAAGCTCTTTCCCACAGAGTATTCCTACCAAATCCCCGTCGATTCATGCCAGTCCACCAACCCAATTGTCTTTGATTGAGTGCCCTACAGGAACAATTCCAATATTGCGCAACAACAGAAGGGTCCACAAGCTAGTACGAGCTATTGGCAAAGTGATTAGCAAGAATGAACAACAGGAG GTTGCAGGATTTGAGTATCTAGATGTGCTATACGGAACGCGGGCTAAAATAAATATCTATGAACCTAAGGTGAAGAATACTAGTAAGGATCTAAGTGCATCATGGATACAAATTAAAGGGATACAAAGAGTAGGCCTTGCAGATGGGATAGGTGCTGGTTCTTGGGTATATCCAAGCTACAGTGGTGACAACCTTGCTAGGTTTCACGTTGCTTGG GTTGATGGCTTAAAGAACACAATTTTCCCTGATCATGATTGTGGCGCTTTCGTACAAGTTAGCTCAATTGTTGGTCTAGGAGGAAGACTTAAACCAGTTTCTATCTATGGCGGACCACAATACATCATAGATGTTGCCATTTTCAAG GACCCGCTGACTAAAAATTGGTGGGTGTCTTACGGTGAACAAAACATACATATTGGATATTGGCCAAAGGAAATTTTCCATTTCATGAAGGATCAATGTAATTATGCATTATAG